One part of the bacterium genome encodes these proteins:
- the ftsH gene encoding ATP-dependent zinc metalloprotease FtsH produces MSAKNNRKAPKNSKFTNQLITGFLVLLVVMTLYSFIAERNKGLEEIPLSQLAGDISLGQVEKISVDGENLNIEYKDGSTKESQKEVQSSLTETLKNYGIESEVLSAVTIEVKRPGGLGFWFFQLAPFLIPLIFIILFIWFLTRQVKGAGMQAFSFGQSKARITFPHDKKQQIKFKDIAGNKEAKEELKEIVDFLKNPKKFLEIGARIPKGVLLMGPAGTGKTLLARGVAGEAGVAFFSISGSEFVEMFVGVGASRVRDLFQMAKKAAPAIIFIDEIDAVGRVRGTGVGGGNDEREQTLNQILVEMDGFEPNEKIIIMAATNRPDVLDPALVRPGRFDRRVVLDLPDRNDRGEILKIHSVGKPFAEDVDLKVIAERTPGFSGADLYSLMNEAAILAARENRNKISQYDLIRSIEKVMLGPERKSHVLSKKEKEITAYHEAGHALVASVLPYADPVHKISIISRGRAAGYTLKLPFEDRRLQSRKEFLDDIAMSLGGYVTEQMVFDDLTTGASNDLQVSTALARDMVTKYGMSEKIGPVALEGAGGLSPFGGRMNSHEYSEKVGGDIDAEVSRIMNEARQKAIDIITKHKAALDAISERLIETETIEREEYEKIIIAHGIMPKRKQDIEHQE; encoded by the coding sequence ATGTCAGCCAAAAACAACAGAAAAGCTCCCAAGAACTCAAAATTCACCAACCAGCTCATAACCGGTTTTTTGGTTCTGCTTGTTGTAATGACCTTGTACTCTTTCATCGCGGAGAGAAACAAGGGTCTTGAGGAAATTCCTCTTTCACAGCTTGCCGGCGATATTTCTCTCGGGCAAGTGGAGAAAATTTCCGTTGATGGCGAGAACCTGAATATAGAATACAAAGACGGCTCCACGAAAGAGTCCCAAAAAGAAGTTCAAAGTTCTCTCACGGAAACACTTAAAAACTACGGCATAGAGTCAGAGGTGTTGTCTGCCGTCACCATTGAAGTCAAAAGGCCCGGAGGTTTGGGTTTCTGGTTTTTTCAGTTGGCTCCGTTTCTCATTCCTTTGATTTTTATCATTTTGTTTATTTGGTTTTTGACAAGGCAAGTCAAGGGGGCGGGTATGCAGGCCTTTTCTTTCGGCCAGTCCAAGGCGCGCATTACTTTTCCGCATGACAAAAAACAGCAGATTAAATTCAAAGACATCGCCGGTAATAAAGAGGCCAAAGAGGAACTCAAAGAAATAGTGGATTTTCTGAAAAATCCTAAAAAGTTTTTGGAAATAGGCGCGCGTATCCCCAAGGGTGTGTTGCTTATGGGTCCCGCGGGAACCGGAAAAACGCTTTTGGCAAGAGGCGTGGCGGGCGAGGCGGGCGTGGCTTTTTTCTCAATTTCCGGTTCGGAATTTGTGGAGATGTTTGTGGGTGTCGGCGCTTCGCGGGTCCGGGATTTATTCCAGATGGCCAAGAAGGCGGCCCCAGCCATTATATTCATAGACGAAATAGATGCGGTGGGGCGCGTCCGTGGCACGGGAGTGGGCGGAGGCAACGATGAAAGGGAGCAGACCCTCAATCAGATACTTGTTGAAATGGACGGTTTTGAGCCGAATGAAAAAATTATCATAATGGCAGCAACTAATCGCCCGGATGTTTTAGACCCTGCTCTCGTACGCCCGGGACGATTTGACAGGCGAGTGGTTTTGGATTTGCCGGACAGAAACGATAGGGGAGAGATTTTAAAAATCCACTCGGTGGGCAAACCGTTTGCCGAAGACGTTGATTTAAAGGTTATCGCGGAGCGTACCCCGGGCTTTTCCGGCGCCGATTTGTATTCTTTAATGAACGAAGCGGCAATTTTGGCGGCGCGAGAAAATCGCAACAAAATTTCCCAGTACGACCTTATTCGCTCCATTGAAAAAGTAATGCTCGGTCCGGAGCGCAAGAGCCACGTGCTTTCCAAAAAAGAAAAAGAGATTACGGCATATCACGAAGCGGGACACGCTCTGGTGGCTTCCGTTTTGCCTTACGCCGACCCTGTGCATAAAATTTCAATAATTTCACGTGGGCGAGCCGCCGGCTACACTTTGAAATTGCCTTTTGAAGACAGGCGGTTGCAATCGCGCAAAGAATTTTTGGACGATATTGCCATGTCTCTCGGAGGGTATGTTACGGAACAAATGGTTTTTGACGACCTAACGACCGGCGCCTCAAATGATTTGCAGGTTTCAACCGCCTTGGCTCGCGATATGGTTACAAAATACGGCATGTCGGAAAAGATAGGGCCGGTGGCTTTGGAGGGCGCGGGAGGGCTTTCCCCATTTGGTGGCAGAATGAACTCGCATGAATATTCGGAAAAAGTCGGAGGCGACATAGACGCGGAGGTTTCCCGTATCATGAACGAGGCGCGCCAAAAAGCCATAGATATCATCACAAAACACAAAGCGGCCCTTGATGCCATTTCAGAGCGACTTATAGAGACGGAGACGATAGAAAGAGAAGAGTACGAAAAGATAATAATAGCGCACGGAATAATGCCTAAAAGGAAACAGGATATTGAGCATCAAGAATAA
- the smpB gene encoding SsrA-binding protein SmpB: protein MLLENKKARFNYEITETVEAGMELVGQEVKSLREKHGVLEGSHVVIRGGEAFLVGATIPPYQPKNAPDYDPERNRRLLLTKKEIAKLSEVEKIRGLTIVPLKVYNKKNKIKIAIGIARGKKKYDKREDMKRRDTEREIARDIKVR from the coding sequence ATGCTTTTGGAAAATAAAAAAGCTCGGTTTAATTATGAAATCACTGAAACGGTTGAAGCCGGAATGGAGCTCGTGGGGCAAGAGGTTAAGTCCCTGAGAGAAAAGCATGGTGTCCTTGAAGGTTCGCATGTTGTCATTCGCGGTGGCGAGGCGTTTTTGGTAGGCGCAACAATCCCTCCGTATCAGCCGAAAAACGCGCCGGATTACGACCCCGAAAGAAACAGACGGCTTCTTTTAACCAAGAAAGAAATCGCTAAGTTGTCCGAAGTTGAAAAAATAAGGGGATTGACAATAGTACCCCTAAAGGTGTATAATAAGAAGAATAAGATAAAGATAGCTATAGGAATAGCCCGCGGTAAAAAGAAGTACGACAAACGCGAAGATATGAAAAGGCGGGATACGGAAAGAGAAATAGCCAGGGACATCAAAGTTCGTTGA